In a single window of the Terrirubrum flagellatum genome:
- a CDS encoding GCG_CRPN prefix-to-repeats domain-containing protein, whose translation MKSLIAAAFASAMLLAGASASQAMPIAPAAPEGGLLTLVAQGCGPGFHRAPRGFCVRNGFGPVVVAPRPRPVIVAPVRPPVVVRPGRVCPRGFFLTQRGVCRPIR comes from the coding sequence ATGAAGAGTCTGATCGCTGCAGCATTCGCGAGCGCCATGCTTCTCGCCGGCGCGTCCGCGTCGCAGGCGATGCCGATCGCGCCCGCCGCGCCGGAAGGCGGTTTGCTGACGCTCGTCGCGCAGGGCTGCGGCCCTGGCTTCCATCGCGCGCCGCGCGGCTTCTGCGTGCGCAACGGATTTGGCCCTGTCGTCGTCGCTCCGCGCCCGCGTCCTGTCATCGTGGCGCCTGTGCGCCCGCCGGTGGTGGTGCGCCCCGGGCGAGTTTGCCCGCGCGGCTTCTTCCTGACCCAGCGCGGCGTCTGCCGTCCGATCAGATAG